In the genome of Cellvibrio sp. KY-YJ-3, one region contains:
- the cysE gene encoding serine O-acetyltransferase, with translation MVMQSAGAIFPPDLDVWQEIHTEAKQASKDEPVLASFYHATILNHASFAAAISFHLANKLDSQALPAMMLRDVFAEAMNADANIERAMRADIRAHRERDPACNKFSMPFLFFKGYHALQSWRIAHWLWQQGRTALALYFQNQISEAFDVDIHPGAQIGQGIMVDHATGVVIGETTVIEDDVSMLHSVTLGGSGCVKTDRHPKIRRGVLIGVGAKILGNIEIGEGAKIGAGSVVLDAVAPHTTVAGVPAKPIGRPKGEAPALDMDHHLSDDPSAT, from the coding sequence ATGGTTATGCAATCTGCGGGGGCGATATTTCCGCCCGACCTGGACGTGTGGCAGGAAATTCACACCGAGGCCAAACAAGCGAGTAAAGATGAGCCGGTGCTGGCGAGTTTTTATCACGCCACGATTTTAAATCACGCCTCGTTTGCGGCGGCGATCAGTTTTCATCTCGCCAATAAATTGGACAGTCAGGCGCTGCCGGCGATGATGCTGCGTGATGTATTTGCCGAGGCGATGAATGCCGACGCAAACATTGAGCGGGCGATGCGCGCTGATATTCGCGCGCACCGCGAGCGCGATCCAGCGTGCAATAAATTTTCCATGCCGTTTTTATTTTTTAAGGGCTATCACGCGCTGCAATCCTGGCGCATTGCCCATTGGCTGTGGCAGCAGGGGCGCACGGCGTTGGCGCTGTATTTCCAGAATCAAATTTCAGAAGCCTTTGATGTGGATATCCACCCCGGCGCACAAATTGGTCAGGGTATTATGGTTGACCATGCGACGGGTGTGGTGATTGGTGAGACCACGGTAATTGAGGACGATGTCTCCATGCTGCACAGCGTCACCCTCGGTGGCAGCGGCTGTGTGAAAACGGATCGCCACCCTAAAATCCGGCGCGGGGTATTGATTGGTGTCGGGGCAAAAATTCTGGGCAATATTGAAATTGGCGAGGGGGCAAAAATCGGGGCGGGCAGTGTGGTGTTGGATGCAGTTGCACCGCATACCACCGTTGCCGGTGTGCCAGCCAAACCTATCGGGCGCCCCAAGGGCGAGGCACCCGCGTTGGATATGGATCATCACTTGAGTGATGATCCGTCAGCCACTTGA
- a CDS encoding HAD family phosphatase: MLVIFDCDGVLVDSEIISAQVSVDCLKAVGVERSLDYILETYRGKSVADCIRMITDELSSASDWQQLAESEKAERGAQFWRQVQLQTLVVCEQQLEPVTGVMTVLDYLRDHKIPFCVASNGKHEKMRMTLNKTGIMPYVQGRVFSFEDVTRGKPAPDLFLHAAKTLGVPATEAIVVEDSLTGIQAAVAAGMRPLGYCPPNHDGSDNCLVNEMRALGATVFFSMDELIPLILQQG, encoded by the coding sequence ATGCTGGTTATTTTTGATTGTGATGGCGTGTTGGTGGACAGCGAAATTATCTCGGCACAGGTGTCGGTGGATTGTTTAAAGGCGGTGGGTGTTGAACGCAGCCTGGATTATATTTTGGAAACCTATCGCGGCAAATCGGTGGCGGATTGTATTCGCATGATTACCGATGAGTTGTCATCGGCTTCCGATTGGCAGCAATTGGCCGAGAGCGAAAAAGCTGAACGCGGCGCGCAATTTTGGCGGCAGGTGCAACTGCAAACCCTGGTGGTGTGTGAGCAGCAACTGGAACCGGTAACCGGCGTGATGACGGTGTTGGATTATCTGCGCGATCACAAGATTCCCTTTTGTGTGGCCTCCAACGGCAAACATGAAAAAATGCGCATGACGCTCAACAAAACCGGCATCATGCCCTATGTGCAAGGGCGTGTTTTCAGTTTTGAAGATGTTACCCGCGGCAAGCCCGCGCCGGATTTATTTTTGCACGCCGCCAAAACCCTGGGTGTTCCTGCAACTGAGGCAATTGTGGTGGAAGATTCACTCACCGGCATTCAAGCGGCGGTGGCAGCGGGCATGCGCCCCTTAGGTTATTGCCCGCCCAATCACGATGGCAGCGACAATTGTTTGGTAAATGAAATGCGCGCGTTGGGTGCGACCGTATTTTTTTCGATGGATGAATTAATTCCGTTAATTTTGCAACAGGGTTAA
- a CDS encoding MFS transporter, which translates to MTDSSIASPRANNSPVQHQPPASKLAIRSWMLFDWAAQPFFTVVITFIFGPYFVSRLAEDAVQGQAAWGYTVTIAGVIIALLAPILGAVADATGARKRWIAFFALIKITALLLLWFAAPGSALWLPMLCVICAMVAAEFSILFNDSMMPRLIPAQDIGRVSNLAWGLGYLGGLVVLFSVLLLLAGSPETGKTLLGIKPLFGLDATQGEDARITGPYAALWYLIFIVPMFLFTPDSHGGVSLLRAISGTLRELKSTLAEAMQRKSLLRFLLARMVYQDGVNGLLALGGTFAASMFGWQTIEMGIYGILLLVVAIGGCAYAGRLDAQLGSKTVVLMSLLLLIVATFGIVSTGPGYSLFGWVSLSTADSGGLFATAAEKVYIGFGLLIGIAFGPVQASSRAYLARSVNADEAGRYFGLYALSGRATAFLAPMAVASLTLYADSARIGMSALLVFLIAGLWLLLKTPYPALRAS; encoded by the coding sequence GTGACTGATTCTTCTATCGCCTCGCCACGTGCAAATAATTCGCCAGTGCAACATCAGCCACCGGCATCCAAATTGGCTATTCGCTCCTGGATGTTATTTGATTGGGCCGCGCAACCATTTTTTACGGTGGTGATTACCTTTATTTTCGGGCCTTATTTTGTCTCGCGCTTGGCTGAAGATGCAGTGCAAGGGCAGGCGGCTTGGGGCTATACCGTGACTATCGCCGGGGTGATTATTGCGCTCTTAGCGCCGATATTAGGCGCCGTCGCGGATGCCACCGGCGCGCGCAAACGTTGGATCGCTTTTTTTGCGCTGATCAAAATTACCGCGCTACTGCTACTCTGGTTTGCGGCGCCCGGCTCCGCGTTATGGTTGCCTATGTTGTGTGTGATTTGTGCAATGGTCGCCGCTGAATTTTCGATTTTGTTTAACGATTCCATGATGCCGCGCCTGATTCCCGCGCAGGATATTGGCCGCGTTTCTAATCTCGCTTGGGGGCTCGGTTATCTCGGCGGTTTGGTGGTGCTGTTCAGTGTGTTGCTGCTGTTGGCTGGCAGCCCTGAAACGGGCAAAACCTTGTTGGGCATTAAGCCCCTGTTTGGCCTGGATGCGACTCAAGGTGAAGATGCGCGCATCACCGGCCCCTATGCCGCGCTCTGGTATTTAATTTTTATTGTGCCGATGTTTTTATTTACCCCCGATTCCCATGGCGGCGTTTCATTGTTGCGCGCAATTAGCGGCACGCTGCGCGAATTAAAATCCACCTTGGCGGAAGCGATGCAGCGTAAATCCCTGCTGCGCTTTTTACTCGCACGCATGGTGTATCAAGACGGCGTGAATGGCTTACTGGCATTGGGAGGTACTTTTGCAGCGAGCATGTTTGGTTGGCAAACCATTGAGATGGGTATCTACGGCATTTTGTTATTAGTCGTGGCGATTGGCGGCTGTGCTTATGCTGGCCGGTTGGATGCACAGTTAGGTTCCAAAACCGTCGTGCTGATGAGTTTGCTGCTGTTGATTGTGGCTACCTTTGGCATAGTCTCCACTGGGCCGGGTTATTCGCTGTTTGGCTGGGTGTCATTATCCACCGCAGATAGCGGCGGATTATTCGCGACCGCGGCAGAAAAAGTGTATATCGGTTTTGGGTTATTAATTGGCATCGCCTTTGGGCCAGTGCAAGCGTCATCGCGCGCGTATCTGGCGCGCAGTGTTAACGCCGATGAAGCCGGTCGCTATTTTGGGCTTTATGCATTATCGGGCCGCGCGACGGCATTTTTAGCCCCCATGGCGGTGGCGAGCTTAACGCTCTACGCTGATTCGGCGCGTATCGGCATGTCGGCGCTGTTGGTGTTTTTAATCGCGGGTTTATGGTTGCTGCTAAAAACTCCCTATCCCGCGTTGCGAGCTAGCTGA